ACTTTGGATTCCAGGAATGCAATCGTTTCCGGATCGAGCAACTGCTCCTGAATCTTGGGTTTGTCCATTTTCATCCCGTATTCCCCTATTCTTTAATAGCTACAACTCGCAGTCGGCTTCTGTCCAGATACCACTGTCCATCCCGCATCAGTTGTGGCCGCACTCTTTTCTCGACAGCTTCCATAATAACATCCTGTTCCGCAGGTGTGATACCACTGAATAAATACTCCCCGAAGCTGGTCAACCACTTTCTGGCACCTGGCTTGAACGGGGTAAATTGATCAACGTGCTGGGCCAGCCTAACTCGAAATCCGTGTTGCTCCAGAAGATTAGCATATTCGCCAATGGTCGGGTGATACCACGGATTCCGTCCTTCCCATTTGTATCCACGGGCATTCAGTTCTTCCTGTACCGCTGTAATTAATATAGCCGTGTTGCCATTTGCAGCAAACTCAGCCACGAATCGCCCGCCCGTCTTGAGCGCTAACTGTATTGATTCTACTACAGCTGGAGCATCCTTTATCCAATGCAGAACGGCATGAGAGAAGACCGCATCAAACGGTTCTTCTGTCCGATAATGACAAGCATTTGCTACTTGAATATTCATATCAGGGTATTTCTGTTTAGCTTGCCTAATCGTCTCTTCTGAAAAATCTATACCTGTTGGCAGCGCTCCTGCGGCTGCAATTTTGGCTGTCAGATCCCCATTGCCACAACCCACATCAAGAATACGTTCACCTTGGGATGGCTGGAGCAAGGATAAGATAGGTGTTTCCTGTAACGCTGTAAAAGGAGCGGAATAACCACTCCACGATTCGTTCGTTTGACCGGATGAATGTCCGTTATTCATAGAATATAATCTCCTTCTCAATTAAGGATCTAATGTATCTATAATAGCCTCAATATAAAAAGACTGTCAATTCACTCATCAGATCACTATAAAAAAAGCCGCCGAATGGCGACTTTAACATTAAGAATTCGGATCAACTGAGATTTCCTGTTACCGGATGCGGTACATACTGTTGTCGATTTCGTTCATAATGGCTTTTCTGGACATATTCCATATTTCACACTCTCCTTGAATTTGTTCTGTAAACTGATGTTGTCTCGACCTCTTCGGTAACTAGCTCTAACCAGCATGTGAAGTATATCTCTCGATGTACGGAATTTTCTTCGAACTTGATCTGTGATTCGAGCCTGTCAATCAAAATTTGCCTCACATGGTTTGATAACCACTTCATCACCTTACTCACCCAACTTTTCAAATAAACTTTAATCGCTTGGCTCTGTTAACATACTCTTAGTATGCCGAGTCATGGGCTGCAAGCGGTATATCAATCGTCTTAATTGATTGCCTGATCCTCTCAGGCCCCCTTTTGGTTCTGTACGGTAAGCTTTATAATGTATGTAGGTTAAATCCGTGAGGAGGATACGTATGACCGAAGAATTATTCAACCAAAGCAGGAATTGAGTGACCTGATCGAACGCCATTCCCACCATAACGGTGCAATGGAAACAGCGATTTCTTCCTTGTTTGTCTATCACCATTCCAAGATTAGTGAACCCGCATACAGAGTATATAAACCTTCATTATGTGTGATTGTTCAAGGGTTGAAAGAAGTATTGCTCGCACAGGAGCGTTATGAATATGGACCTTCCAATTACCTGATTGCTTCCAAGAATCTCCCGGTCATCGGGCAGATTATCAAGGCATCCGCTGATGCACCCTACTTAAGTCTCAAGCTTGAATTCACACCGAACCAAATTCTCGAAGTACTTAACGAATGCAACATCAAGGTAACATTCAACGAAAACGCCAGACGAGCCATGTTTGTAGGTCAGATGGAATCGTCCATTCAGGACGCTGTACTCCGACTTGTTCGATTGCTGGATACGCCGGGTGAGATACCGTTTCTGGCTCCGTTGTACGTTAAAGAAATCCTGTTCCGCCTCCTTCAAGGGCCTTACGGAGGAGAACTGGCGCAGATTGCGGTTGAAGGTAGCAGCACTTATCGGATCAGAGAAGCGATTGAGTACATCGTTCATCATTGGGAACAGCCATTTCGCATTGAAGATCTGGCTGAGACCGCCAGCATGAGCGTCTCTTCATTCCATCGTCACTTCAAAGAGATCACAGCCATGAGTCCATTACAATTCCAGAAACAATTAAGATTACAGGAAGCCCGGCGACTTCTGATGGCCGGATCTGCTGACGCGGCAGATGTAGCGTTCCGGGTTGGTTACGAGAGTGCTTCTCAATTTAGCCGCGAATATGCACGCATGTTCGGTGCGCCGCCAAGAGCCGATATCCGACGGCTGAAAGAGAAATATGACATGGCCTTGAG
The nucleotide sequence above comes from Paenibacillus sp. W2I17. Encoded proteins:
- a CDS encoding class I SAM-dependent methyltransferase — translated: MNNGHSSGQTNESWSGYSAPFTALQETPILSLLQPSQGERILDVGCGNGDLTAKIAAAGALPTGIDFSEETIRQAKQKYPDMNIQVANACHYRTEEPFDAVFSHAVLHWIKDAPAVVESIQLALKTGGRFVAEFAANGNTAILITAVQEELNARGYKWEGRNPWYHPTIGEYANLLEQHGFRVRLAQHVDQFTPFKPGARKWLTSFGEYLFSGITPAEQDVIMEAVEKRVRPQLMRDGQWYLDRSRLRVVAIKE
- a CDS encoding AraC family transcriptional regulator N-terminal domain-containing protein — protein: METAISSLFVYHHSKISEPAYRVYKPSLCVIVQGLKEVLLAQERYEYGPSNYLIASKNLPVIGQIIKASADAPYLSLKLEFTPNQILEVLNECNIKVTFNENARRAMFVGQMESSIQDAVLRLVRLLDTPGEIPFLAPLYVKEILFRLLQGPYGGELAQIAVEGSSTYRIREAIEYIVHHWEQPFRIEDLAETASMSVSSFHRHFKEITAMSPLQFQKQLRLQEARRLLMAGSADAADVAFRVGYESASQFSREYARMFGAPPRADIRRLKEKYDMALSE